TGCAAAACAACCTTATTTTCGTGGTTTTTTGTGAGTTGCCAGCGTTGTTCCACCAGGGCAATCCAACCCGCTTGTTGAAACTCCTCCAGTAAGGCATCTAACTCGGGATGGTTGATACGACAGGGTTTGCTGTCAAAAGCGTTTAACGCCGCCATGATCGCCGTTTTCGATAAGGGCGCCATCACCGCCAGCAGATTAAGCAGCATGCTCTGATGAAAAGAAAAAGAGGCGAACGTATCGGCTAAATCATGATGAGCGCTATTCACTGAAGTCATATCACTTTCCGTCAATCACTGTGCAAAGTTACTTTTGCAGACATGGTAACGGCTAAGACATAGCATAGCCAGACGGCGTAATAACTGATTGATTTTGGTAGGTATGAAGAGAAGAGCAGGGTAACAGAGCGTTACCCTGCGAACGGCGTGGTTATCCGCGCATAGGTTCAGCGCGCACCGGTTTATCGCCGGCGACAAAGTAATCCGCTTCGCTGCGCGGCAGCGGTTGGCGACCACGAATGTTATCCGCGATTTTTTCACCAATCATGATGGTGGTTGCGTTGAGATTGCCGGTAATGATCAACGGCATAATCGAGGCATCCACCACGCGCAGGGCTTCCAGTCCGTGCACGCGACCTTCACCATCTACCACTGCCATTTCGTCGGTACCCATTTTACAGGTGCCGCACGGGTGATAAGCGGTCTCGCCGTGGTTGCGCACAAATTCATCCAACTGCTCATCGGTCTGGCAATCCAGGCCTGGGCTGATCTCTTTGCCACGATACTTATCCAGCGCCGGCTGATTAATGATTTGGCGCGTGATACGAATCGCATCGCGGAACTCATGCCAATCCTGCTCGTGCGACATGTAGTTGAACAGAATCGCCGGATCGCGACGTGGGTCGCGTGATTTCAGGCGCACATGGCCGCGGCTTGGTGAGCGCATTGAGCCAACGTGGCATTGGAAACCGTGTGCTTCTACAGCATTCGAGCCGTTGTAGTTAATCGCGACTGGCAGGAAGTGATACTGAATATTCGGCCAGCTGAACTCTTCGCGGCTGCGGATAAAGCCGCCGCCTTCGAAGTGGTTGCTGGCGCCGACGCCGGTGCCGTTAAACAGCCACTCGGCACCGATTTTCGGCTGGTTCCACCATTTGAGTGCCGGATAGAGCGAAACCGGCTCTTTGCACTCATATTGCAGGTACATTTCGAGGTGATCCTGCAAGTTTTCGCCCACGCCCGGTAAATCGTGCACCAGCGGGATATCGAACTGCTTCATTAACTCAGCCGAACCGACACCGGAACGCTGCAGAATCTGTGGCGATGCAATCGCACCCGCGCACAGCAGCACTTCACGACGCGCCTGCACTTTATGTGAGGTATTGCTGGAACCCAGCAGATACTGCACGCCAATCGCACGTTTACCGTCAAACAGAATGCGGTCTGTGGTGGCATGGGTGATGATTTTCAGGTTCGGACGCGTTTTCGCGGTATCGAGGTAACCGCGCGCGGTGCTGGAACGGCGACCTTTCGGCGTCACAAAGCGGTCCATTGGACCAAAACCTTCCTGTTGATAGCCATTAAGATCGTCCGTGCGCGGATAACCGGCCTGAACGCCCGCTTCAATCATCGCAGCAAACAGCGGATTGTTGCCGGGTTTGCAGGTAGTGATGCTTACCGGGCCTTCGCCGCCATGATAATCGTTGGCACCGATATCGCGCGTTTCAGATTTGCGATAGTAGGGCAGGCAGTTGAGATAGCTCCAGCTCTCGAGGCCAGGTTCTTTCGCCCAGTTATCCAAATCCATCGCGTTACCGCGGATGTAGCACATGCCGTTGATAAGCGATGAGCCGCCCAAACCTTTGCCGCGTCCGCACTCCATGCGGCGGTTGTTCATATACGGCTCAGGTTCCGTTTCGTATGCCCAGTTATAGCGTTTGCCCTGTAATGGGAAAGCCAGCGCCGCAGGCATTTGCGTGCGGAAATCGAAGCGGTAATCTGGGCCGCCCGCTTCTAAAAGCAGCACATTGACGCTGCTATCTTCGGTCAGTCTTGTCGCCAAAACGTTCCCTGCGGATCCGGCTCCGATAATGATGTAATCAAATTCCATTAGTCGTTCCTCAGGTTAAAAAGCCAAAATTAAAATACGGATTGAAAACGGGTCATTTCGAGCTGCACTGATTTCACCTGGGTGTAATTTTGCAGCGTCATCAGGCCATT
The nucleotide sequence above comes from Pantoea nemavictus. Encoded proteins:
- the betA gene encoding choline dehydrogenase; the protein is MEFDYIIIGAGSAGNVLATRLTEDSSVNVLLLEAGGPDYRFDFRTQMPAALAFPLQGKRYNWAYETEPEPYMNNRRMECGRGKGLGGSSLINGMCYIRGNAMDLDNWAKEPGLESWSYLNCLPYYRKSETRDIGANDYHGGEGPVSITTCKPGNNPLFAAMIEAGVQAGYPRTDDLNGYQQEGFGPMDRFVTPKGRRSSTARGYLDTAKTRPNLKIITHATTDRILFDGKRAIGVQYLLGSSNTSHKVQARREVLLCAGAIASPQILQRSGVGSAELMKQFDIPLVHDLPGVGENLQDHLEMYLQYECKEPVSLYPALKWWNQPKIGAEWLFNGTGVGASNHFEGGGFIRSREEFSWPNIQYHFLPVAINYNGSNAVEAHGFQCHVGSMRSPSRGHVRLKSRDPRRDPAILFNYMSHEQDWHEFRDAIRITRQIINQPALDKYRGKEISPGLDCQTDEQLDEFVRNHGETAYHPCGTCKMGTDEMAVVDGEGRVHGLEALRVVDASIMPLIITGNLNATTIMIGEKIADNIRGRQPLPRSEADYFVAGDKPVRAEPMRG